A region of the Drosophila subpulchrella strain 33 F10 #4 breed RU33 chromosome 3L, RU_Dsub_v1.1 Primary Assembly, whole genome shotgun sequence genome:
GGAAGATAACGATCCAGAGGAGAAGATAAGCTATCATTTGGCAGGACCACCAAAACTCTGCTCAAAATGCTGGGAGGGTTTTCCCATCGAAGAGTTTGCCAATCATGACTGCATGGGAGTCAACGATCCGCAAGAGGAGGACGAGATCAGCTACCATTTGCCTGGCCCACCAAAAATGTGCTCAACATGCTTGGAGGCTTTTCTCATCGAAGAGTTTCCCACCCACATCTGCAAGGATATCAATGCAGACAAATATCCCTGCAAAATATGCCCCCGGAAGTTCCGATACAAATCTCTACTAATGGTACATTTAAAGTGAGTTAGAATCCTGTAGAGCTACACAACTATTTTTCTACGATCTGTCAGAAGAAAAATATGTTTTGTTAGATTAGGGCCCTAGTAAAATTAGTACAAGTTACATTTAAAGTCGTGGTAAAACatgattaaatataaatagaaATTCATAAAATGTCTTAATCTGTAGACACTTTTCCCTAGGCTTGCATGACTTTTAAGGGAAGTAATCATTTTATCAATCacgaattaaaataaatttaacttttaaacCTAGTTTTCACAAACCAACCAATTAACTGTCGCATATTCCACAGAAGCCATCTTAAACTGCAAAAGGGCGAGAGAATCCCGGAACTAGAGGCAATGAAACCAGAAAAAACGAAAGCTCAATCGACCAAACATAACTTGGAGTTCTTGGAGTACTCACCCACACCACGAGGGAAGCTATCTCGACGGAGAGCAGAGATGATGAAGCGCAGCGAAATGCGAATCAAACAGAAACTGTGCCACTATTGTCCCATAGCCTTCTCCAACGAATCTCATCTGGAGAAGCACCTGAGGGATCACCATGCTGATCTTATTAATTCCGCCGAGCTAATCATCCCAGATGAAAATTTCGATAGCACAGAACTGATCTTCGTCAAGTTAGAGAATGAGGAAACGTCATAATACAGAAAAGTATCCTTTATTATAGTCAattatatatagtatattatatatatacacaaaaaatttaattgatattTGTAGTTATCTATATCCGTACTATAGACTAGATTTCATAGctttatataaaaaaggactaattcaaaacaataaattaaatatagtaATTAAAGCATTTTCGCTTTATCTTGTATCTAATTAATAAAAAgtagtaaaataaaaaccgGTGAATTATAATTACAACTTTGTATTGAGTTTTAAATAAGTTCAACCGTTAAGatactaaataaatataaaagttaaagccaaggtaattaaaataatttagctAAAGAATTGAGTAAGAGAAAAACATACTTTAATGATAACAGCCGTAAATTGATTGGTAAAAATTTGGCAAAATTCCCGtcacttaaaatatttttgtaataaaCACTTtggatattattataattgtgTATGCATTCGTACACAAAATAAATTTGGTCGacatgttaaatttttaatcttaaaaattcgTTTTGAATGGcttaaagaatatttaaaaataacaattgACTATATGTTTTCAGCTGATGTATCTGTAAGTGCCAAATCCACAACGCATCACAATATCCTtattgatcaaagtatcaatGCTTTCTTTAATAAATGCTACTTTTGGGATAAACAAATTACTCAGCTCTTCTATTACATTTGCAATTAGTTGCGAATGTTCCAGCACCTTGTGCTTTTTCATTATGCGCACTATTGCAGCATCCATTTGGTTTTTTCGCCTTAGTTTTAAGTCAGAATCTTCTTTTTCATCAATCCTTCTAGTTTTAACAGTAACCATAGCCTTGTTAAAGTTAAGACGGCGCTTCCTGTTTGTGAAATTCATGTTGACTTCCACAGAAGTTCCGGTAGGAATCAGGAAGCTGATCCTTTTCCAAAATTCCAGTacctaaattaaaataaactcaTTAGAATTGCTCTCGGCAGTAATACCCAAATTTAAGATATTAACAAACCGGTTGCAGGATCTCCTTTGGTGTGCCCAACCTCTCTGCCAACTCTTGCTCCGTGAACCTTTCCTGTTCGTTGAACAACAGCAAAATCGACATTTGCAAAGTGCTCACCTCAAGAATTTTGGTCGACTGACCCAAATTACAGATTATCTCGCCGGTGGATAATTCGTGGTGAAATACAATCTTCTTATCCTCGGTGTGGAACGATTCAAACTCCTCCACAGCTATGCGTAGTTCCTTGGGCAAAATGAGATTAAAACTCTCATCAAGACCTCTGTTGCGAAAATACTTGAGGCGAAAATCAAAGCCCAGCTTGACACCCTTATTATCCATGTAATTTTGAAACAGACCAACTTTTATCTTCGACTCTTCTAAATCCTTCAACTGAGTTCTTAAAGTATGAGTTGCACCGTATCCGAACCGTTTGGTCAGCAGGGAAATCATTGTCGACTCATTTCCGTCCCAGATTGATGTCTCTTGGACTTGTCGAGCTCTTAAAACTCtgcaatatttttgaatgAACTTGTCCTTTTCGTTTATGAACTCCACAACTTCAACGATCTTTTTAAGTTCTTCCAGAATTTCAACCTCGGACTTCTTCGTCATCAGTTCGTTGGAGTATATGATCAATACCCTGATAGGATCAATTTTCTGATCCATTTTGTTTATCGCATGCGAGCACACCTCATCGATTGCGGCCACCAGCTCTTTGTGATCCCGCATTGCCCGCTCCAAGGGACTATGTCGAATTGTCAAAATGGCTTGAACGTAATCTTTGCCACCCAATGATTTCGCAATAGCTTTCTCCAGCTGCGAAGCAAGGTGCCTCTTCACGAATCCCTTAaactgaacgccttccttGATTTCTGGCATGGCTAGGCTTGAGTACTTGAGAAAGTGCTTAAAATCGGTGTAGGTATTGGATAGGATGATCCTTTGGAATGCGGCCAGGGTCTCCGACTTGTAGAAACCCACCACCTCCTCAGTGAAAACGTTGTTGAGTTTGGAAGGCACTGGCACTTCCTGCCTTTCATCATTGGCATACAGCTCTACAATCGATTGAAGCACCTGGTATACCAGGAATCTGGTGTGTTCCTTGGGATTGTGCCTCAAGATCAGGGTAATGGCGGTGACCAGGGCCCTGTCAATGGGACTGAACACCTCCTCTTTCCATCGGATCATGGCCATGCGGTATACCTCCTGGATATGTTTGTGGCCCTCAAACCGCTCCCGTTTCACCCAGTTTGAGTTGAGATAACGACAGCCTCGGTCCAATTCCTCGCAAGCTTTCCGATACTTCTTCCAATGTCCAACGTACTCAACTACCAAGTCTTCATTATCCAGAATGTTTTCCATTCCCCTAGATATTTCTTTTAGTCGTGAGTTAAGGTACACGGTTAGGCCACCGTACAGATGTTTCCCGGGATCCTGGGAACGGACACTCGAATTGTGAACAAAGCTCGAGCAGTGGACGTAGACGTAGTCGTGAAACTTCATGAGATCCTTGGGAGCAAATGGAATGTTCTGATCAAAGAGCTGCTCCAGAAATTTTAACTCCTTCTGCCAGAGGTTCTCCAAAGATTCAAGGTGATTACGGCGTCTTTCTCCAGACTCAATGTAAATGAGACGTGAAAGATTCATTGCTAGTAACTTGATTAACTTTCGACTACAGATGAGAACAGAAATAACTTTATTTATTGAGGGGAATCACATAAATTGTAACCGGCTCACCTGCACccgaaatatttaatattctaCGAAACACTTTTGCTGAGTTCTCTTCGAGCTGAATTCTTATATTTTAGgtaattgaaaaatataatatcaGGCAGCCGATTCTCCAGTTTTTCCTATAAGCAAtgattaataatttttataggTTGTAGTGATCGCAGCTATTATCAATATAGAGATGTTTTATTTTCGATAGAACTACTTTCGATAGGTAAGGCACACATAAAcaatatttctttaatttgtccttaacattaaataaaattattttaaagctgTGAAACTTCATCTTATCAAGAACGACGGGGTCTTTTAACTGTAGACTGCGTCCACTACATCATATGACTATCGatcatatatgtacatacgaAGTTTCCGGATTCGGAAAGCTTTTCGCGCATCGCTATAACGAACTTCCCCCACTTACCAAAACCATAATcagcacaaaaataaatatttcagaaaaatatatataaacgaAAGTGCTTGTTTTCTGGGAACTTGACATTTCCAAAGTTTCAGAATAAATTAAGTTAAACTtggaattattattgttaagCAGCCATAACTGAAACTGCTTGTAACCGTCCCTGAAGCCAGCCCACTAATTTATTGAAAAAGTACAAACTACCGAAATGTTGTTTTATATATCActcagaaaaatatataaggtGATCttgtatttattgaaatgCTCATCTATGGCAATAGAAAAACTTAATAGGTtacaaatttacataaaataaaatttaattgttcGACGCATAGAATCTTGCTCCctacttttttacattttcaaaaaaaacaagtttCGTTTCTTTTTAACCCTTTCCAAAGCTGGTGCCGGTTCAGACTCGTCCACGTCCTTATCGAGGTCCGATTTTTTCCCCTTACCcaatttattttcttctttAAGTTTCTTTCGTTCCTTTTTCGACAGTTTCTTGGATGACTTGTCCGCGCTTTTTGGGTCTGCTGGTTCCTCGCGCTCTGAATTGTAAATATGTAGTCGGTTCTTAATGCTCATATCCTCCCGAGCCTCTCGAACTCTATCAGTCTCTAGGCTGTCAATTACTTCGTTGCGCATCTCAACAACCTTCACAAGGCGATTGATTAATACTTCCTCATGGGCTTTATCTGAGTCTGTTTTGTTTTGCTCCGGTTGACCCATTAATACTCGAATTTCGTGTTCAATATCAGCTTGCTCCTGTTCCAAACGATGTTGTCGTCGAAGGTACATTAGCTCTGCTTGCCTCCGGAACAATTCGTTTTTCTCGTTAACCAGCTCAAACAACTGCAATATAAGATCTTCTACTTCCTTGGAGTTGGTTATTTCAGAGTCCACTGATTCGGCACCATCAGCTTCTGTTGCCTCTAAGGACCGCTCACAACGATCCCTTATCATTTTTTCAAGAATAACGCCTTGCTTCTCGAGACCCAGCTGTTGTACGGCAATAATTTCGAATTCATGGCGAATTTCTTGCAGCGGAAGACGTTGTAGAACTTTACGCGGTGGTATAGGAACCGCAGGTGCTGGCCCCTTCCGCCTTTTCCATTTGCCATGGGTTGATTTATTGTATCCTAAGGGGCTTACGTTTCTATCAAAGTCGTTGTAAACGATCGGGGTCTTTTGATCCTCCTTGCCCCGCTCAACTATGTTTTCGGGCTGAGTTGGTGGAACCAAAATGCGTCGATATACCACGTTTACCTCTTCGTCTGCATTTGAAGTGTTTAGGCTGTCGTCGTAATTACTTGACCCTGATGTTTCATCGGAAAGCAAGCTCTGGTCAAGAGGAATTAATCTTCTGACCTTTTGTTCGTCTGACAACTTCGAAAATCCAGGATCACTCTCCAAGTTGGCCGGCTTTGGAGGCAATGGTGCTTGGCGCTTCTTCCGCATTGGAGATGTAATAGAGCTGAGACTGGTAGTGGGGCTTAAGTCTTCGCATTTTAATGGAGTCGCCCCTGAGGCCCGCAGTGGCTTGCGCGGCGCATTAGCAGTTGGCAAAGAGATGCTTGAGCCACGGTCATCTGCCCCACGGTCGAATGCTCTCATGCTATCCAAGTGCTCCGAGGACGAAGAGGAAATGTTACAATTAGTTTTCTGGTCTTGAGTCGACCACTTTGCCGGAGTCTGGGGTTTTGATATAGATATTCTAGGTGTAGGCATCGGCATTTTTTTCCCTTGCGAAAGTGTGGGACTGGAATGTTGATCCTCTGAAGGTTTATTTAAGGCTGGGCCTATTTTAGGTGGAGGTGGACGGGGTGGTACGACCTTATCTCTTTTTGAAATAATGTTTTTGCCTGCGGCTGGAATGGATTTAAGAAGCTCCACTTCATCGTCGGAGCTGTCAAAGGGATTTGCACCTTTGCACGAGTCATCATCTTTAAAGGGGTTTAGGTCCTCTGGATACTCAGTTTCAGCCACTTTTGTCTCACTAATATTCTCCTTGGGAGACTCGAGATTTTTTTCTTGCGAGATATTGTCATCACCTTCCTGCTTTGAGCAGCTTTctgtttttaagaaaatttcattttctgCATTACAGCTTATATTGTTTTCAGGTTTAATGGCTTCTTGAGTGCTATTTTCTGGAATAGGCGCTTCCTGTGGCTCTGGAATGGGTACATCTGACGTTTTGGTCGAGCTAATCACTTCTTGTTCATTAAGTGTTTCCAAGGGTATTGATTTTATAAGAGGACGACTATCTTCAATGTCAAGTGAAACAGTAGAGATCTTACGTTCTTCTGGTAAAACAGGCTTTACATGATCAACTATAAGTTCAATATTTTCATCAAGGTTACCACCATCTTCCTCGTCTAGCGGCACCGTAGAAATATTAGGCACGTCTGGTAAAACAGGCTTAACAGGATCAACTTCTAGTTGATCATTTTGCTCAGTTGCTTTAGGTTTATCATCTTCATTTTGTTCTTCTATATTGGACGGCGTTTTACTGATTGAACTCAGTTCAGTTATACTTAAAGAGGCACTATCTTTGTCTTCCACGACTACTTCATGATCACTAGAGTTACCAGAACTTTCTGCAACAAGTTGCTGATCGCCAGTAGTATCCATATTGGCTGTCTTTAGTTCAACAATATCAGATTCAGGTTCGCTTTCGTTACTGGCTGTCTTTAGTTTAACAATATCAGATTCGGGTTCGCTTTCTTCATCAGGGCAAGTCTCGCAACAGTATATATTATTGACCTCTGTTTCATAAAAACTCCCGGGAGTGAGTAATGAGGAACATCTGGCGCATTTCAGACAAGTGCGGTGATAAGCCCGTTTCCCAACGAGGACCCTCTCGGCCAGAAAAACGGGAAGCTCACATTTCTGACACTTATCGCGTCTGGGCATTCCCACAATATGCATCATCTTCTGCGGTGGCTCACTTTCCTCACAAAACTTCTCCTCTGGCTTTGGGTGCTTGAGGCTCTTGCCGAGCACCTTGTAGAACTGGGATAGATACGTTAGAATGGATAGTCTGTCGGGAACTTCATACGAAACCATGTCAGCTGCATCAAGGAGCGCAGGAATGCCCAAGTATTTCTCGGCCGTGGTAAAGGCCAAATCGTTGTTCTCATAAATATCGGTCGCCTTTAAGCTGTCGAAATCTATAAGGTCTGGTCGAAAGTGATGGATGATTGCGCAGAAGGCCAGACCGTCCCGCCACGAAGTCGTCATATTCTCCACCTTAACTCCATTGTATCCTTGGGTATTAACTCGGCACCAGTACTCCAAAGCCTTTGTACCAGTTCCAATTTTTGTGCCACGACGATCCGACATCTTAGTAGGTCAATTGTTGTCTTATCGAACAATTAATCTTAACGAAACAACTTAGACAAATTTAAGACTAAGTAAGCAACAGGATAACATTATGCCACTTGAGTTTAAAATGAAATCAATTCAGATTTTCTGGCAAAATTACATTACATGTAAACAAGGCAAAACGGTGACTCAAAAATCTCAAGACAATCAGCTTGGTGGTGGGAGAGTCAGGAATATATCGCTATATCGATGTGTTATcgatataaattatataaaaggtcaatattttatataaaattatatatttaaaaagcgTTATTTTTTCAGAATAAAATAATCTGAGgatcattaaaaaataaatcccATTGCTGACTTGaataaaacaaattgtttatcgaaaaaaaacatattaaaaatgtaaattatatatatttcttaagATAAGGCTTAATTCAGGTGAATTCGCCATATTTTCATTGTCGCTAATTTAATCGATGGTGGCTTCAGCTAAGTATCGATAACAACGCTATCTCGGCACATCTCTTTTAGAATTTCGAAGAAGTAAACAAACCATCGCACCCAAGAATATTTATATCTGGCCATAATATTACACAAATACAATTGTAAGGACATCAATTTGCTAGCTATAGCGCAGATATATAACATTGGTTTTCAATTTCAGACCGATGGAGTCTTCAATATGTCGAGTTTGCCTGGAAGACGGGGACGACTTGGTCAATATATTTGAAGGAACCCATCAATTGGAGGTTTCCCTTGCGGACATGATTTCAGAGTGGGCTGGCTACAAAATTGAAAGAGGAGATACATTTCCCGAAACCATCTGCCCTACCTGCCTGCAGGATGCACAAAATGCGTATGAGATGAAGCCAACTTACAGAAGAGGCCACCAACTAAAGGAGGATCCATTGGAGCATTTACTCAAGGATGAAGTGTACAAGGAGCCGGACATCGAATGTCGGATAACAAACAATACCGAGGACTCTCATCCATGTGTTGCTAAAATTAAGGAAGAAGATATAGAGGAACCACTTGGGAACCACTTCCAAAGCCAAGAAAGAGACGAACCCCCCAAAGAAGAGGTATTTGAGGAGGAATACAATCCAATATCAGAGTGCAAGATCAAGGTTGTGGAAGATGATAAACTGCGGGAAATGGAGGACCAATGCCAAATAAGTCAGGAGCCACTTGTAGAAGAATTTAAGGACGAACATCCTATAACGGAGTTCGAGACCAAGGTTTTGGAAGATGATAACCTGCGAGAAATGGAGGAACCACTTGAAGAGGTATTTGAGAAGGAATACAATCCTATATCAGAGTGTGAGACCAATAGTGTGGAAGATGATAACCTGCAAGATATGGAGGATCCACTTGGAGATCGATTTAAAGAGGTATTTGAGGAGGAATACAATCCTTTATCAGAGAACGATATCAAGGTTGTGGAAGATGCTATCcaggaaaatgaaaataatatcatTGAAGTTGATTGGGAGGcttttaataatgatggtaAGATTAATAGCATTCATAAATGCTCTTACTGTTCGATGATTTTTATATCGAAATCAGCTCTTACGGTGCACTGCCAAAAACACATAGGAGAATTACCGTGGAAGTGTACCATTTGCTCAATGGCTTTTGAAAACAGCATATATCTTCAGCGACACGTAAAAAGGCACGAAGAAACTTTGCCGTTTAAGTGTAACCACTGCTTGTTTACCTTTCGAAGTAGACTAGCGCTCAACAGCCATCTTCGCATACACAAGGAAAAACAGCAGTGTATCCATTGCTTAGAAATCTTTCCATTAATTTCAGAGCTCAAGAGGCATCTTGGTCATAACTACGAGGAACAGAAGTTAAAGTGTACCTATTGCACACAAGCTTATGCTTGCAATACACTTCTTCAGCAACACATGAAAACGCACACCGAAATTATGCCGATAGAGTGTCCACGCTGCCCAAAAATCTTACAAGGTAGATCAGCGCTTCAAAACCATCTTCGAATACACGTAGATCGAACATTTAAGTGCTCCCCCTGCGCACAGACTTTTCCAAACGTTGAAGCCCTCAATCTACACCTACGAAACCACTCACTCGAAAGACCATTTAAGTGCTTCCAGTGCTCAAGGACCTTCGCCACGAGTAGAGGTGTTCAGCTACACGAGCGAACGCACACAGGGCAACATCGGTTAACAATTAGGCAAAACACTGCCTAATCGATTGGTCCTTTAATTTAAAGATATGAGCTCTGCAAGTTGCCTTATTCTGATAATTTACCCTAGAGTGTTGCAGATCACAGGCTTCTTTCTCAAAGCCACGATTACCAGCATTCCTAAACTGcttatttttaataactttcCGACTATTTTCAAAACTTAACGCTCGTTTTATAcactaaataaaaatgttgcctCCTGCGAAGAGAATTTTTCGTTAAGAAACTGATTTGTAACTTTTAATCCCTATTGAGCTTTATGAgcatttgtgggcgttaaagtgggtggGGCACTCCGCTGAAACAAACTAACTAAGAAAACCTACAGTTTGTAAGATTATTCAAAAGTTTCTAGCCGTTATAGATTCCGAGATTAGGGCGTTCATATACATAAATTACAAAACACTTTcataaaatattacttttcgcaaaaataaggTTTTTTACACATATGTAATAaatataagattttttttaaattgaaggtAGGATACATGTTTTGCATTATACTATTAGGAGTATGATAGCGAATCTGATttagccaaaaaaaaactaaataggtatatacaataaaaatgaaaaatattttatctaaaAATATGTCttacttaaatataatttaacacATAGTGGGAATCGGTCTTAAAGTTGAGTCATTACTGTCACTTAATTTccgaaaaatacaaaatagcattttattttacaaattataaaaatagcaTAGCATTTTAAAGTCTGAAACCAACCTGTAAAACGAAGATTATCAAGTATGTAACTCGATTTTCGATGTATCCACAAAGTATCGATAACAACACTAAAATGTGGCATCTCTAATAGAATTTTGAGGATGTAAACAAATCCATTGAGCGGACTCGGAcgtaaatattttcttaacaAAA
Encoded here:
- the LOC119555170 gene encoding zinc finger and SCAN domain-containing protein 12-like, with product MESSICRVCLEDGDDLVNIFEGTHQLEVSLADMISEWAGYKIERGDTFPETICPTCLQDAQNAYEMKPTYRRGHQLKEDPLEHLLKDEVYKEPDIECRITNNTEDSHPCVAKIKEEDIEEPLGNHFQSQERDEPPKEEVFEEEYNPISECKIKVVEDDKLREMEDQCQISQEPLVEEFKDEHPITEFETKVLEDDNLREMEEPLEEVFEKEYNPISECETNSVEDDNLQDMEDPLGDRFKEVFEEEYNPLSENDIKVVEDAIQENENNIIEVDWEAFNNDGKINSIHKCSYCSMIFISKSALTVHCQKHIGELPWKCTICSMAFENSIYLQRHVKRHEETLPFKCNHCLFTFRSRLALNSHLRIHKEKQQCIHCLEIFPLISELKRHLGHNYEEQKLKCTYCTQAYACNTLLQQHMKTHTEIMPIECPRCPKILQGRSALQNHLRIHVDRTFKCSPCAQTFPNVEALNLHLRNHSLERPFKCFQCSRTFATSRGVQLHERTHTGQHRLTIRQNTA
- the LOC119554863 gene encoding cullin-1, translated to MNLSRLIYIESGERRRNHLESLENLWQKELKFLEQLFDQNIPFAPKDLMKFHDYVYVHCSSFVHNSSVRSQDPGKHLYGGLTVYLNSRLKEISRGMENILDNEDLVVEYVGHWKKYRKACEELDRGCRYLNSNWVKRERFEGHKHIQEVYRMAMIRWKEEVFSPIDRALVTAITLILRHNPKEHTRFLVYQVLQSIVELYANDERQEVPVPSKLNNVFTEEVVGFYKSETLAAFQRIILSNTYTDFKHFLKYSSLAMPEIKEGVQFKGFVKRHLASQLEKAIAKSLGGKDYVQAILTIRHSPLERAMRDHKELVAAIDEVCSHAINKMDQKIDPIRVLIIYSNELMTKKSEVEILEELKKIVEVVEFINEKDKFIQKYCRVLRARQVQETSIWDGNESTMISLLTKRFGYGATHTLRTQLKDLEESKIKVGLFQNYMDNKGVKLGFDFRLKYFRNRGLDESFNLILPKELRIAVEEFESFHTEDKKIVFHHELSTGEIICNLGQSTKILEVSTLQMSILLLFNEQERFTEQELAERLGTPKEILQPVLEFWKRISFLIPTGTSVEVNMNFTNRKRRLNFNKAMVTVKTRRIDEKEDSDLKLRRKNQMDAAIVRIMKKHKVLEHSQLIANVIEELSNLFIPKVAFIKESIDTLINKDIVMRCGFGTYRYIS
- the LOC119554864 gene encoding zinc finger protein 234-like produces the protein MITKMGRKSKKTIPRNPEVQKTIKSERDPGELNESHNEAQSAVFIKTEDPLEETHQRTGFYEVLMLDADSVKKEYVVENQDEEDNDPEEKISYHLAGPPKLCSKCWEGFPIEEFANHDCMGVNDPQEEDEISYHLPGPPKMCSTCLEAFLIEEFPTHICKDINADKYPCKICPRKFRYKSLLMVHLKSHLKLQKGERIPELEAMKPEKTKAQSTKHNLEFLEYSPTPRGKLSRRRAEMMKRSEMRIKQKLCHYCPIAFSNESHLEKHLRDHHADLINSAELIIPDENFDSTELIFVKLENEETS
- the LOC119554175 gene encoding MICAL-like protein 1; translated protein: MSDRRGTKIGTGTKALEYWCRVNTQGYNGVKVENMTTSWRDGLAFCAIIHHFRPDLIDFDSLKATDIYENNDLAFTTAEKYLGIPALLDAADMVSYEVPDRLSILTYLSQFYKVLGKSLKHPKPEEKFCEESEPPQKMMHIVGMPRRDKCQKCELPVFLAERVLVGKRAYHRTCLKCARCSSLLTPGSFYETEVNNIYCCETCPDEESEPESDIVKLKTASNESEPESDIVELKTANMDTTGDQQLVAESSGNSSDHEVVVEDKDSASLSITELSSISKTPSNIEEQNEDDKPKATEQNDQLEVDPVKPVLPDVPNISTVPLDEEDGGNLDENIELIVDHVKPVLPEERKISTVSLDIEDSRPLIKSIPLETLNEQEVISSTKTSDVPIPEPQEAPIPENSTQEAIKPENNISCNAENEIFLKTESCSKQEGDDNISQEKNLESPKENISETKVAETEYPEDLNPFKDDDSCKGANPFDSSDDEVELLKSIPAAGKNIISKRDKVVPPRPPPPKIGPALNKPSEDQHSSPTLSQGKKMPMPTPRISISKPQTPAKWSTQDQKTNCNISSSSSEHLDSMRAFDRGADDRGSSISLPTANAPRKPLRASGATPLKCEDLSPTTSLSSITSPMRKKRQAPLPPKPANLESDPGFSKLSDEQKVRRLIPLDQSLLSDETSGSSNYDDSLNTSNADEEVNVVYRRILVPPTQPENIVERGKEDQKTPIVYNDFDRNVSPLGYNKSTHGKWKRRKGPAPAVPIPPRKVLQRLPLQEIRHEFEIIAVQQLGLEKQGVILEKMIRDRCERSLEATEADGAESVDSEITNSKEVEDLILQLFELVNEKNELFRRQAELMYLRRQHRLEQEQADIEHEIRVLMGQPEQNKTDSDKAHEEVLINRLVKVVEMRNEVIDSLETDRVREAREDMSIKNRLHIYNSEREEPADPKSADKSSKKLSKKERKKLKEENKLGKGKKSDLDKDVDESEPAPALERVKKKRNLFFLKM